Below is a genomic region from Pseudarthrobacter sulfonivorans.
GCAGGCACGGGATGTCGACATCATCATCACCACCGCCAACATCCCCGGTCGAGCGGCTCCGAAGCTCTTTACCGCTGCCGACGTAGCTTCGATGAAGTCAGGTAGCGTCATCGTCGATCTCGCGGCCGCCAACGGCGGGAACGTCGAGGGTACGGTGCCCGGCGAGCTCGTTGTCACCCCCAATGGTGTAACGATCATCGGCTACACCGACCTCGCGCGTCGACTGCCGGCGCAGGCGTCGCAGCTCTACGGGCAGAACCTGGTCAACCTCCTGAAACTGCTCACTCCCGGGGAGGATGGCGTACTGGTCCTCGATCACGACGACGTGGTGCAGCGCGCGATCACAGTGGCGCAGAATGGCCAGAGACTGTGGCCGCCGCCCCCCGTGCACGTCTCGGCCGCACCCAAGGCGACCACCACAGACGAAGCTTCGGCAGCCCCGGTGAAGGCGGCCAAGAAACTTTCGAAGCCCGCACGCGCCGCTCTCACTATTGCCGGCATCGGTGCCTTGTTCGGGACCATTGCCATCGCACCGGCGCCGTTGCCGCAGCACATCACAGTGCTGGTGCTTGCGGTCGTGATCGGGTTCTACGTGATCGGCAAGGTACACCACGCGCTGCATACCCCGCTCATGTCGGTGACCAACGCCATCAGCGGCATCGTCGTGGTCGGGGCAATGTTGCAGCTCGCGATCGACGACCCCGTAACGAAGGTGCTCTCCGCCGCCGCCGTGCTCCTCGCCAGCATCAATGTCTTCGGCGGCTTCGCCGTCTCCCGCCGCATGCTCCGCATGTTCTCGAAGGACTGAACGCCATGACTACCGATTCCCTCTCCGCGGTGACGCTCGCAATTTCCGGC
It encodes:
- a CDS encoding Re/Si-specific NAD(P)(+) transhydrogenase subunit alpha is translated as MRIGIIAERADGETRVAGTPSTVPHLMKLGYEVVIERGAGAGSAFPDSDYANAGAEIVDQSAAWSADVVLTVNAPSDDHLALLAEGATLVSWLSPGLNPDIVDKLVALPITALAVDAVPRLSRAQSMDVLSSTGNIAGYRAVVEAANQFGRFFTGQVTAAGKVPPAKVLVAGAGVAGLAAIGTASSLGAIVRATDPRPEVAEQVKSIGGSYLAVEVAEKMESTDGYAKATSEAYDRRAAEIYSEQARDVDIIITTANIPGRAAPKLFTAADVASMKSGSVIVDLAAANGGNVEGTVPGELVVTPNGVTIIGYTDLARRLPAQASQLYGQNLVNLLKLLTPGEDGVLVLDHDDVVQRAITVAQNGQRLWPPPPVHVSAAPKATTTDEASAAPVKAAKKLSKPARAALTIAGIGALFGTIAIAPAPLPQHITVLVLAVVIGFYVIGKVHHALHTPLMSVTNAISGIVVVGAMLQLAIDDPVTKVLSAAAVLLASINVFGGFAVSRRMLRMFSKD